The sequence CGGGTCGCTAGCCGACGCCCTGCAGGTCGATCACGAAGATCAGGGTGCGGCCGGAGAGGCGGTGGCCGCCGCCCGCGGGGCCGTAGGCGAGCTCCGGCGGCACGACGAGCTGGCGGCGTCCGCCGACCTTCATGCCGGGGATGCCCTGCTGCCAGCCGGCGATGAGGCTGCGGAGGGGGAAGCGCACGGACTGGCCGCGGCTCCACGAGGAGTCGAACTCCTCGCCGGACTCGAAGTCGACGCCGAGGTAGTGCACGTCGACCGTGTCGCCGGGCTGGGCCTCGGGGCCGTCG is a genomic window of Clavibacter capsici containing:
- a CDS encoding FKBP-type peptidyl-prolyl cis-trans isomerase; translation: MTDTTKPEVEPVDGPAPAELTISDITVGDGPEAQPGDTVDVHYLGVDFESGEEFDSSWSRGQSVRFPLRSLIAGWQQGIPGMKVGGRRQLVVPPELAYGPAGGGHRLSGRTLIFVIDLQGVG